One part of the Pseudopipra pipra isolate bDixPip1 chromosome 3, bDixPip1.hap1, whole genome shotgun sequence genome encodes these proteins:
- the AARS2 gene encoding alanine--tRNA ligase, mitochondrial, which yields MAAAGRLRRRLLLMVPWRWPCSPRRGTAGCPPAGQIRAAFLRFFQERHGHRCVPSAPVRPRGDPRLLFVNAGMNQFKPIFLGTVHPRSELAQYQRVVNSQKCVRAGGKHNDLEDVGRDTYHHTFFEMLGNWSFGDYFKEEACSMAWELLTEVYEIPKDRLYVTYFGGDSTLGLSADEECRDVWLRLGVPASHVLPFPLKDNFWEMGDTGPCGPCTEIHYDHVGGGRNAAALVNQGSPDVVEIWNLVFMQYSREVEGSLLPLPQHHVDTGMGLERLVTVLQNKRSNYDTDLFTPILDAIHKSCGAPRYQGLVGDADVGRVNMAYRVVADHVRTLCVCITDGIYPGFSGAELVLRRILRRAVRFCSEVLRAPPGLLASLVPTVVEVLGDAYPELTKNTDQIMDIINENEAAFLSSLERGRHIIERTVQQMEPSTNFPVEVAWSLYGNLGFPLDLIDLMLEEKGISLDSAAFNKLALEDAKRKAGGPQAAQPENTNTHLDVHSLAQLRSSNVPATDDSPKYAYTLGQHGQYEFSPCQATVLMLYRDQCLQKEVGAGQRCGVILDRTNFYAEQGGQDSDQGYMVHLGQQDVLFPVESVHLCGGYVIHEVTAVETLHVGDQVQLFVDEAQRLACMTNHTATHLLNFALRHVLGDSTEQRGSHVTAERLRFDFDTKGPVTVEQLQQVEQVVQDMIKRNELVHMAEVPLTLAKRVQGLRAVDEGYPDPVRIVSLGVPVESVLTCDSEAAMQTSVELCCGTHLLQTGSVEDLTIISERQLVKGISRVIAVTGSQAKQAREVGQCLAMEVDSVSLRMKQRSTSIPEMQNLSKEVGQLTQVVSTTAMPQWQRKELQTILKALQRTANTAIKKLELQQAEKKAQSLLAKHCNQPVIIDTVPADSLSILMKVVNQLCDKSPGTSVLLLSPQASGEVLCACQVSKNCLPAFSAADWAVAVCTQMEGKAGGSPIVAKGSGNAKGMQGALTTALEFAHSKL from the exons ATGGCTGCGGCCGGTcggctgcggcggcggctgctgctgATGGTGCCGTGGCgctggccctgcagcccccgccGCGGCACTGCCGGCTGCCCGCCGGCGGGGCAGATCCGCGCCGCCTTCCTGCGCTTCTTCCAGGAGCGCCACGGCCACCGCTGCGTGCCCTCGGCTCCCGTGCGGCCCCGCGGCGACCCGCGGCTCCTCTTCGTCAATGCGGGCATGAACCAG TTCAAGCCCATTTTCCTGGGCACGGTGCACCCCCGGAGCGAGCTGGCGCAGTACCAACGGGTAGTGAACAGCCAGAAGTGCGTGCGTGCAGGAGGGAAGCACAACGATCTGGAGGATGTGGGCCGAGATACCTACCATCACACGTTCTTCGAGATGTTGGGGAACTGGTCCTTTGGAGATTACTTTAAG GAGGAGGCATGTAGCATGGCCTGGGAGCTCCTGACAGAGGTCTACGAGATCCCCAAAGATCGTCTCTACGTCACCTATTTTGGTGGAGACTCTACCTTGGGGCTGAGTGCGGACGAGGAGTGCAGGGATGTGTGGCTCCGCCTGGG GGTGCCTGCCAGTCACGTGCTTCCTTTCCCCTTGAAGGACAACTTCTGGGAGATGGGGGACACAGGTCCCTGTGGTCCATGCACAGAAATACACTATGACCATGTGGGCGGTggcagaaatgctgcagcactGGTGAACCAGGGCAGCCCTGATGTAGTGGAGATCTGGAACTTGGTCTTCATGCAGTACAGCAG AGAGGTGGAGGGGAGTCTGCTTCCCTTGCCACAGCACCATGTGGATACAGGAATGGGTCTGGAAAGGCTGGTGACAGTTCTGCAGAACAAACGCTCCAACTATGACACAGATCTCTTCACTCCCATCTTGGATGCCATTCACAAG AGCTGCGGGGCGCCCAGATACCAGGGTCTGGTCGGGGATGCTGACGTTGGGCGTGTGAACATGGCCTACCGTGTGGTGGCAGATCACGTGCGCACCTTGTGTGTGTGCATCACTGATGGCATCTACCCAGGCTTCTCTGGAGCAGA ACTGGTGCTGCGCCGTATCCTGCGCAGGGCTGTCCGCTTTTGCTCTGAAGTCCTTCGGGCTCCACCTGGGCTCCTGGCCTCCCTGGTGCCTACTGTAGTGGAAGTGCTG GGAGATGCTTATCCAGAGCTGACGAAGAATACAGACCAG ATCATGGATATCATCAATGAGAATGAGGCCGCGTTTCTGTCCTCCCTCGAGCGTGGGAGGCACATCATCGAGCGGACAGTGCAGCAGATGGAGCCCTCCACGAATTTCCCAG TTGAAGTAGCCTGGTCTCTCTATGGGAATTTAGGATTCCCTCTGGATCTGATTGACTTGATGCTTGAAGAAAAGGGAATCAGTTTGGATTCAGCTGCCTTTAACAAACTTGCTCTGGAAGATGCAAAG cGGAAGGCTGGTGGcccacaggcagcacagccagagaacacaaacacacaccttGATGTGCACTCGCTGGCTCAGCTGCGGAGCAGCAACGTGCCTGCCACCGATGACTCCCCGAAGTACGCCTACACGCTTGGGCAGCACGGGCAGTATG AGTTCAGCCCATGCCAGGCCACTGTCCTGATGCTGTACAGAGATCAGTGTCTCCAGAAAGAGGTTGGGGCAGGGCAACGCTGCGGTGTCATCTTGGACAGGACTAACTTCTATGCAGAGCAGGGCGGGCAAGACTCTGACCAAGGCTACATGGTACATTTAGGACAGCAG GATGTACTCTTCCCTGTAGAGTCAGTTCATCTCTGTGGTGGCTACGTAATCCATGAGGTCACTGCTGTGGAAACCCTGCATGTTGGTGACCAAGTGCAGCTCTTTGTGGATGAG GCACAGCGTCTGGCCTGCATGACCAACCACACCGCTACCCACCTGCTGAATTTCGCGCTCCGTCACGTCCTGggtgacagcacagagcagcGTGGGTCCCATGTGACAGCAGAGCGGCTGCGCTTCGACTTTGATACCAAG GGCCCTGTGActgtggagcagctgcagcaagtGGAGCAAGTGGTCCAGGATATGATCAAAAGAAATGAGCTTGTGCACATGGCTGAGGTCCCCCTCACACTGGCAAAAAGAGTTCAGGGACTCCGTGCAGTGGATGAG GGGTATCCAGATCCAGTGAGGATAGTGTctctgggggtccctgtggagAGTGTGCTGACCTGTGACTCCGAGGCTGCAATGCAGACCTCTGTggagctctgctgtgggac GCACCTTCTGCAAACAGGATCTGTGGAAGATCTGACCATTATCAGTGAGCGTCAGCTTGTTAAAGGGATTAGCCGTGTCATTGCAGTGACAGGGAGCCAAGCCAAACAG GCCCGGGAAGTAGGCCAGTGCTTGGCTATGGAAGTGGACTCTGTCTCCCTACGAATGAAGCAGAGGAGCACCTCTATTCCTGAGATGCAGAACCTCTCCAAAGAAGTGGGCCAGTTGACCCAA GTAGTGTCCACCACTGCAATGCCCCAGTGGCAAAGAAAAGAATTACAGACCATCCTCAAAGCCCTACAGCGAACAGCCAACACAGCTATCAAGaaactggagctgcagcag GCTGAAAAGAAGGCACAAAGCCTGCTAGCAAAACATTGCAACCAACCTGTCATCATTGATACTGTCCCAGCTGATTCCCTCTCT ATCCTAATGAAGGTAGTAAATCAGCTGTGTGACAAGTCTCCTGGCACATCAGTCCTGCTGCTCAGCCCTCAGGCTTCTGGTGAGGTGCTCTGTGCCTGTCAGGTGTCCAAG AACTGCCTCCCTGCATTCTCCGCTGCCGACTGGGCCGTGGCTGTGTGTACACAGATGGAAGGCAAGGCAGGAGGCTCTCCCATCGTTGCTAAGGGCAGTGGAAATGCCAAAGGCATGCAGGGAGCTCTGACTACTGCACTGGAGTTTGCTCACAGTAAACTGTGA